A window of the Pseudomonas furukawaii genome harbors these coding sequences:
- the betT gene encoding choline BCCT transporter BetT, with the protein MTDTRVETDHDRLNRAVFFGSATCILALAFWALLDSDSAATALGVVLGWISEGFGWYYFLAATLYVVFVLVIALSRFGDIRMGPDHARPEFNLFTWGAMLFAAGIGIDLMFFSVAEPVTHLLQPPEGAPGTLDAARQGVAWTLFHYGITGWSMYALMGMALGYFSFRHGMPLSIRSALYPIFGRRVHGALGHGVEIAAVLGTVFGIATSLGIGVVQLNYGLKFMFDVPEGILPQALLILLSVVMATISTVSGVDKGIRRLSELNVLLAIALILFVLFSGNTVFLLNGVVLNIGDYLSGFASMTLNTFAFDRPVDWLNGWTLFFWAWWVAWAPFVGLFLARISRGRTLREFVLGTLVIPFTFTLIWISIFGNSALDVVLSGSAEFGEMAVNTPERAFYGLLAQYPWIGLSALLATLTGLLFYVTSADSGALVLGNFTSVLKDPSSDAPSWLRIFWSVVIGVLTLAMLMVGGVPTLQNATVIMGLPFSFVMFFIMAGLYRALRLEVVRRDSHQHGLAGYLSARVQPSAGDVPDWQQRVERVTTHPDREAALAMLEAVCRPALGEVCSALRRQGISARISDRNPTADGLPRLALKVPCGEAAPFRYEVRVVEAATPAYAAPGTPERCFRLEVHLPEGGQGYNLWGFSQEQVIADVLDQYERHLHVLQQVSASLPLAGR; encoded by the coding sequence ATGACCGATACACGGGTCGAGACGGACCACGACCGCCTGAACCGGGCGGTGTTCTTCGGTTCCGCTACCTGCATCCTGGCACTGGCCTTCTGGGCGTTGCTGGACAGCGACAGCGCGGCGACCGCCCTGGGGGTGGTGCTGGGCTGGATTTCCGAAGGCTTCGGTTGGTACTACTTCCTGGCCGCCACGCTTTACGTGGTGTTCGTGCTGGTGATCGCGCTGTCGCGCTTCGGTGACATCCGCATGGGGCCGGATCACGCCCGGCCTGAGTTCAACCTGTTCACCTGGGGCGCGATGCTGTTCGCCGCCGGCATCGGCATCGACCTGATGTTCTTCTCGGTGGCGGAGCCGGTGACGCACCTGCTGCAGCCGCCGGAGGGGGCGCCGGGCACCTTGGACGCGGCGCGCCAAGGGGTGGCCTGGACCCTGTTCCACTACGGCATCACCGGCTGGTCGATGTACGCCCTGATGGGCATGGCCCTGGGCTATTTCAGTTTCCGCCATGGCATGCCGCTGTCGATCCGCTCGGCGCTCTATCCCATCTTCGGACGCCGCGTGCATGGGGCCCTGGGACATGGCGTGGAGATCGCCGCGGTCCTCGGGACGGTGTTCGGCATCGCCACCTCCCTGGGGATCGGCGTGGTCCAGCTCAACTACGGGCTGAAGTTCATGTTCGACGTGCCCGAAGGCATCCTGCCCCAGGCGCTGCTGATCCTGCTGTCGGTGGTGATGGCGACCATTTCCACGGTATCCGGCGTGGACAAGGGCATCCGCCGGCTCTCCGAGCTGAACGTGCTGCTGGCCATCGCGCTGATCCTCTTCGTGCTGTTCAGCGGCAACACGGTGTTCCTGCTCAACGGCGTGGTGCTGAACATCGGCGACTACCTGAGCGGTTTCGCCAGCATGACCCTGAATACCTTCGCCTTCGACCGTCCGGTGGACTGGCTGAACGGCTGGACCCTGTTCTTCTGGGCCTGGTGGGTGGCCTGGGCGCCCTTCGTCGGCCTCTTCCTGGCGCGGATCTCCCGGGGGCGGACCCTGCGGGAGTTCGTCCTGGGAACCCTGGTGATTCCGTTCACCTTCACCCTGATCTGGATCTCCATCTTCGGCAACAGCGCGCTGGACGTGGTGCTCTCGGGTAGCGCCGAGTTCGGCGAAATGGCCGTGAACACCCCCGAGCGGGCCTTCTACGGATTGCTGGCGCAGTACCCCTGGATCGGTCTCAGCGCGCTGTTGGCGACCCTGACCGGGCTCCTGTTCTATGTCACCTCGGCGGATTCCGGCGCCCTGGTGCTGGGCAACTTCACCTCCGTGCTGAAGGACCCTTCCAGCGACGCGCCGTCCTGGCTGCGGATCTTCTGGTCGGTGGTGATCGGCGTGTTGACCCTGGCGATGCTGATGGTGGGCGGCGTGCCGACGTTGCAGAACGCCACCGTGATCATGGGCCTGCCGTTCTCCTTCGTGATGTTCTTCATCATGGCCGGGCTCTATCGCGCCTTGCGCCTGGAAGTGGTGCGTCGCGACAGCCACCAGCACGGCCTGGCCGGATACCTGTCGGCGCGGGTGCAGCCCAGTGCCGGCGATGTGCCCGACTGGCAGCAGCGGGTGGAGCGGGTGACCACCCACCCGGATCGCGAGGCGGCGCTCGCCATGTTGGAGGCGGTTTGCCGGCCGGCACTCGGCGAGGTCTGTTCGGCGCTGCGTCGGCAGGGCATCTCGGCCCGGATCAGCGACCGCAACCCCACGGCGGACGGGCTGCCCCGCCTGGCCTTGAAGGTACCTTGTGGCGAGGCCGCGCCATTCCGTTACGAGGTCCGGGTGGTGGAAGCCGCGACGCCGGCCTATGCCGCGCCGGGCACGCCGGAACGCTGCTTCCGGCTGGAGGTGCATCTGCCCGAGGGTGGCCAGGGCTACAACCTCTGGGGCTTCAGCCAGGAGCAGGTGATCGCCGACGTGCTCGACCAGTACGAGCGGCACCTGCACGTCCTCCAGCAGGTCTCCGCGTCCCTGCCGCTGGCGGGGCGTTGA
- a CDS encoding RtcB family protein → MNVNGPQLLEVASGKPIKLWTQGVPVEDEARQQLINTAKMPFIFKHLAVMPDVHLGKGSTIGSVIPTLGAIIPAAVGVDIGCGMMAALTSLHARDLPDNLHGLRSAIERAVPHGKTFGRRDQGAWDAVPDAADQAWRPLAGRFKAITRKYPRLEKTNNRSHLGTLGTGNHFIEVCLDEADRVWFMLHSGSRGVGNAIGTLFIELAQADMRQHIANLPDRDLAYLEEGSRHYDDYVEAVGWAQDFARQNRALMMQAVIEAARKVIRKPFEASLEAVNCHHNYVQKERHFGREVLVTRKGAVSARKGELGIIPGSMGARSFIVRGLGNEESFCSCSHGAGRTMSRSRAKKLFSVEDQVRATAHVECRKDKDVIDEIPMAYKDIDAVMAAQRDLVEVVHTLRQVVCVKG, encoded by the coding sequence ATGAACGTGAACGGTCCACAACTGCTGGAAGTGGCCAGCGGCAAGCCCATCAAACTCTGGACCCAGGGCGTCCCGGTAGAGGACGAAGCGCGCCAGCAATTGATCAACACCGCGAAGATGCCCTTCATCTTCAAGCACCTCGCCGTGATGCCCGACGTCCACCTGGGCAAGGGCTCCACCATCGGCAGCGTGATCCCCACCCTGGGCGCCATCATTCCCGCCGCGGTGGGCGTGGACATCGGCTGCGGCATGATGGCCGCCCTCACCTCCCTGCATGCCCGCGACCTGCCGGACAACCTCCACGGCCTGCGCAGCGCCATCGAGCGCGCGGTGCCCCACGGCAAGACCTTCGGTCGACGCGACCAGGGCGCCTGGGACGCGGTGCCGGACGCGGCCGACCAGGCCTGGCGCCCCCTCGCCGGGCGCTTCAAGGCCATCACCCGCAAGTACCCGCGCCTGGAGAAGACCAACAACCGCAGCCACCTGGGCACCCTGGGGACCGGCAACCACTTCATCGAGGTCTGCCTCGACGAGGCCGACCGGGTCTGGTTCATGCTCCACAGCGGCTCCCGGGGCGTGGGCAACGCCATCGGCACCCTGTTCATCGAGCTGGCCCAGGCGGACATGCGCCAGCACATCGCCAACCTGCCGGACCGCGATCTCGCCTACCTCGAGGAAGGCAGCCGCCATTACGACGACTACGTCGAGGCCGTGGGCTGGGCCCAGGACTTCGCCCGGCAGAACCGCGCCCTGATGATGCAGGCGGTGATCGAGGCGGCGCGCAAGGTGATCCGCAAACCCTTCGAGGCCAGCCTGGAAGCGGTCAACTGTCACCACAACTACGTTCAGAAGGAACGCCACTTCGGCCGCGAAGTGCTGGTCACCCGCAAGGGCGCGGTTTCCGCGCGCAAGGGCGAGCTGGGCATCATCCCGGGCTCCATGGGCGCCAGGAGCTTCATCGTCCGCGGCCTCGGCAACGAGGAGTCCTTCTGCTCCTGCAGCCACGGCGCCGGCCGCACCATGAGTCGCAGCCGGGCGAAGAAGCTGTTCAGCGTCGAGGACCAGGTCCGCGCCACCGCCCACGTGGAGTGCCGCAAGGACAAGGATGTGATCGACGAGATCCCCATGGCCTACAAGGACATCGACGCCGTGATGGCCGCCCAGCGCGACCTGGTGGAAGTGGTGCACACCCTGCGCCAGGTGGTCTGCGTCAAGGGCTGA